CATTTCTTTCTCAAGGAGGGTGGGTTAGAAATAGGCTTTGATCCTGGGACAATACACTTGTATAATGAAAGGTAGCACCGTTGTTTAGACAAAGTAAAACCATATGATATAATTAGCTAGTTAATTAAATCCCGTGGATGATGGTATAGTATACGAAGTACTGACAACCAAATAGCGATGAAATTTTCCCTGTAAAATGGGCACAAAGGACTCCATACTAACTCCATAGTGGACATCTAGAGGCTAAAGAGGTTTTGTGCAACCCCCGAACTGGATTGTCTATATGGGAGGTTATGCTGGAAGGTTTTGTCTACTTGAAATAGGTTTGAAGGCTTAGAGCAATTCTGAATGAAATGGAACACTGTAATTACGAAATGGACTTCTGCAATCACTTATTTGTATTTTCTGCTTGGAGAGTGAATTATGGTATTTATTGACAGAACTGGACGGTGGTTCTCTCAAAAACCTCCCCAGCCCTCACATTTCTTAATGACTCGATTTCATTTGTGGTAATTTCTTCAGCAAATTTTATAATAAATGAATTTTCAAAGGAAAGGGGAGCTATTAGGAGCATATTGTGGCCTAACAAATATAGGAAAGATTTTTTGTGGCTGGATGTCAACTTCCCTTACAATCCCACGATGATATCATATGGAATTCTAGCTGTTTGAAGCGACAGAGATATCATTGAGTTATTCAATTAAGATATTGAATCAAACTTAAAGAATACAACGGAGTGCTGTTTGAGAGAAAGTGGAGGACCCGGCAAGCCGGAGCTTTCTGGCTTCCAAAATACAGATTTACagccattccattgaggtggaATGGGCGACAAGGCCGACAACTTGAGGATAGAGTTAGGGAATTCCTTGCTGATTCAATTCACTAGCACAACAAATATATAATAGGGGTAGTGAATGTATGGCATggatttttctcatttttgatTTACGTTCATATAAGGGTTCTTTCTGTATGTGTTTAGCCCTAGTGTGTGGTTTTGGCCCCCGGGGGTTATTTAAGGAGCTCTTTCAATGTGCTCTCTATAGCCACTTTATGCCATCTCTTGGAGTTTGTCAATAAAGACATCTCAAACTCAGataaaggggggggggggggggtgttagGGAAAAGGGTCATATCAGAGTGTTGTATGACATCTGAAGTTATGaacgatatatatatatatatatatatatatatatatatatatatatatatatatatatatatatatatatatatatatatatatatcggtTGGAAATGGGTATTTTCACAGAATTTTATCATATTACGCTAATTTAGGTCTTTTTATTTTGGATATGGGTGTTTAGTACTTTAGGCTCTGTTTGGCCAAGCTTCTGGAAAACAATTTCTGTTTTAGTTTTGCAGAAACTGTTTCTAGAGAAACACTTTTGAGAAATAGAAGTGTTTGGCCACAAAATTTGAGAAGTatttccaagaaacagaaacCAATTTTACATTGTTTGGCCTATAGCTCTCATTGTGTACATGATATTAGCATTTATCATTTGTTTTACTCGTACTCCATTGAAACAAAACATAGTACTTCAAAAGTACATACTTTAATTAAACATGACATATTGtgccaataaataaataaattaaacatgacataaaaaatatatacttcaaGTCATTAGTATTATTTTATAAGGATATTAGTAATAGCTTTTAAAAGTAAGATATTAAAACCATAGGGTTTAGAAATATAAACGGTGGGCTGTTGCTAACAAACCAAGAATTGCTGAAGGCCTTTTCATCTTCtcctctccttcctctcctTCCTCTCAATTACTTCAGTTTTCCTTTGCTCTGTTCCCTGATCTCTCTCACAATTACAATTCAACTCAATCACTTCACATCACCCACTAAAAGAAGCAAACAATATGTAAAAATGGCTGAAGAGATTTAATTGACGACTGCCAATTGAGATTCTACGATGGTGTCCAGACCAGTCATGATGTATCTCCGGCAAGAGTATTTTGCCGGAATTTTCTTGAGTTGCTTTTTCTCTCCTTTGTCTTAGTTGATTTAAAAAAAACTCACCGACGGCTTGCCCAGTCTTGCTGTTCATCCTAACTCACCCGAGCTTGGTCGCCGACGCTAATAATGGAGAATGGGGGTGAGGGATTCATGGTACAacttttgatttttgggacATGAAAGAATACCATGTATTGTATGAGGGTATTTTTAAAGTTTCATTAACTGGGAAAAACTCCTCCCCCAGAAACTGTTTTGAGAAGCTCAGATTTGTAGCTTCTGTTTCTACCCTCTCCAGAAACTGTTTTGGGTGCTTTTGAGTTTCTGGAGAAGTAGAAACAATTTCCAAATTAACACCCGTTTGGCCTTGTTTCTGTTTCTCATGCAGTCATGCTCAGAAACAGTTTCAGAAACTTGGCCAAACGGTACCTTAGTTGTTCGAATGATGTAGGTCACTAAATTAGTTTTTTACCTGTTTTTAGAACGACTCATAAATAGCTGAAATGTGTATTTTGAGTCTTTAGTTCTCTAATGTTTAGGTTAATGGAAACTCTATATCTTACCAAAAATGACTTTTGAGTTCCCTTCTCCTTCCCTATCAAAAGCTGACCAAGTAAacaggaaaaagaatatgtacTCTTTATATGGTTCATTAACTTTGAGATGATTTCAGAAGATAATTATATTTGCATTCCCGCAGTGACACTGTCATGCAGAAGAGTCATTCTTCAATGTTGTCATTTACTGTCCCTGACCTACTTGGAACAGTGACAAAATTATATTCATTAGGTGCGGAGCTGGATGGTCCAATTAAGTATGAAATCCATGGAAAGGTTAATACTTAATAGCTATGCTTTTTTTCTAAAAGATACAGTTTAATCTTGTAATTCAAAAGAATCTGATTTTTGTCAATTGCCACTGTAATTAGGTTGCAGCCATGAGATGCTTGGATGGCCACGTGATAGGTCTCTACGAACCCCTTTGAGATTTTTGACCGCACAAGAGTTTTGTTGAATATATCCGACCTTCTAGTGCAGATGGAATGAATGAGTCACCTTTCCTTCTTTTGGGTTCCCTTCAATGATAGATAGTGTTGGTCCATCAAGATCAAATACAGCTGTGCACAACGTATACAATGTTGGCCCTGAAAATCAGAGAATCAGCTTCTATTAGGAGGTTTCAGAATAATAAGGATATTGAAGAAGGGATCAAATGCAGGTTGCTTTGTACCTGTCATGTAAATGGGATATCTTTTGTCATCTGTGTCTCCAACAAGTGAAAGGAAATCGTCTTTTGATTCTTTCAGCAGTGAAGCTGCTCTTTCTTGTCTGCTTCTTGAATTTTCATCTTGTATCTTTAACAACAAACACGCGATTTAACATTGTATACaattttaattgtttggttAATGAAGAGTTACTCCAAAGCATTGGTCATGATGATAATGGAGTTGTATTGTTTTTAGTACCTGTGGAACTTGAAGGTGAAGATACATATTAGCATGGAAAAATGGAGTTGCATTGACCTCATAGACTGAGAATCGATTCTTTGATGCTGTTTCTATATTCAGAATCTTGCGTGTCGGTATATCAATCAGGTTATAGCTATGTCCAACAGACATTTCTGATGACTGAATTTTCTGTTGGCACATGAATGAAGActgttaaatattttttctgGGAGTTTTTTCAGCTCCATTTAGATGTCAGAGATATGAAAATCAGACATATGGCTTTAAACCTTGAGTGCATCGTCAATGTTGATTGCTTCAAGCAGATCTCTTGATATAAAGTTTCTCCCAATGCCTCCTGCTACAATCTCATCTTCGCTAGGCGGTACTGAGTTTAATGTGAATGCCTTGAAAAATATCATCAAGGTACGTTAATTGTTAAACAACAAAGTATACCTTACGTGAAAGGCTACATTTCTGATTAATGGTAACGGAATGAAATAAATGTAGTTATGAAAtcttctgtttttttttatgtaacTCTGTTCAATCTTATCGGAGCCAAATCATGTAGTGTATTATAGTAAATTCAGATATTACCAGTCCATGACTGTTGTAGCCAAATGCACAGCTCGGAAGCTCCCCGGCATATGTATATGCTGTGAAGGAATGTCCATTGCCTAAATTTGCTCGGATCAAGTACCTGCAATAGAACAGGTGAATATGTCAAACAAGAAAACGGAACAGATTTCAGAATATCAGGTTTCTTCCTGTATCTCCTAACTCGTGTTATTAGTACTTTCATGGTGTTTAACAGGTTGTAGTTGAATGATTGTTCACTTCAGTCAATATAACTTCAGCTCTTACACCTGAAGTTGAATGCTTTTGTTTACTGAACAGAGTCATGTATACGTACGTGTGACCAACTAAAGCGACATTTGCATCTTCATTGTGCACTGCAATAGCCATGTCGTGACTTACTACCAGAACGTCAGAGCAGTCATCAACTGTATCTTCAGGTATGCTTACAGCTTCATTCTTTGGCATAAATGCTAACATCTCTTTCCTGAAGTTGATCAGTATAATctgcacacacacaaaaaaagtaGAAAATCTTCATAAACCTTTCTGCTGTATGAAGATAACATAGGCATAAAATGTGACATGTATCTCGAAAACTGACAGTAAAGTAAAAATAGGTTTGTTATCTATACATCGAGAACAGGCACACCACTTCCTTCCGCAATCCCAATGAGCTCATCCCAATAATGCGGGAACTTATTCCGGTTGTTGTCAGTAAGAGCATCGATGAGAGGTTTAGCGAGGTGGGTTTTGGCGAAAGGTCGGAGCTGAGTTTGGAGAATAAGGTCTGTTGCTAATCTGCTGTTTATCAAAGATGAGAATCTTTCCCCAATTAGATACCCCATTTCATATGAGCTCTTACATGGTCCTACTTCAAATAACTCCATAGGAATTTCCTGAGATTTTTCGGTGTTCGGCACAACTAAATATGTTGGAGAAAGGTACTAAATAGTACTTGTGAGTTGTGAAGGTACTCTCAGAAGTCAGACTTCAGTTTTAGGCTCCATTTTTTCTAAGCTTCTAACCTTATCATTACTGAATTCTCAGCCTCCACCTCTCATCAGACTCACATGTTTGAATGTTTGATGTTGCGACTTTGAGAGTTGAGCCTTTTAGGGAGCTGAAAGGCCCGTTATTTGGGCCTAAAGATCCAATTATTTGTTTCAATTTAATGAGTTTTTAAGGTTCTGGATTGGTTTTGGGCCTGGATCTTATACTTTGGTGGccctaaattttatgctaatcAGTTGTGTGACCTCTatgattttcttgaaaactttatCTTTGGAAACCAAGCAATCTAATAATATGTTACTCATTGTTAATTTTGCATTCATTGGTAACCGAACAGACATGACTGAACAATGATCTGAACCTGATTTGATACCCAATAATAACTTTAACCAGATTTTTACCACATAACATGCTAGTGATTCGACCTGTGCAGTAAATATTTTACGCTTGAATATTTTGAGATGACCAAATCAGTTATTGACTCAATCTTAACCCGTGTTCGAGAGTAAACCAGACCTGGATTTTAACCGACCCGAAAAGTATccgatccgaacttgacccCAAACCCGAGATTAACTGCTACAAACCCGACTATATAAGACCCA
This Spinacia oleracea cultivar Varoflay chromosome 6, BTI_SOV_V1, whole genome shotgun sequence DNA region includes the following protein-coding sequences:
- the LOC110777751 gene encoding uncharacterized protein codes for the protein MELFEVGPCKSSYEMGYLIGERFSSLINSRLATDLILQTQLRPFAKTHLAKPLIDALTDNNRNKFPHYWDELIGIAEGSGVPVLDIILINFRKEMLAFMPKNEAVSIPEDTVDDCSDVLVVSHDMAIAVHNEDANVALVGHTYLIRANLGNGHSFTAYTYAGELPSCAFGYNSHGLAFTLNSVPPSEDEIVAGGIGRNFISRDLLEAINIDDALKKIQSSEMSVGHSYNLIDIPTRKILNIETASKNRFSVYEVNATPFFHANMYLHLQVPQIQDENSRSRQERAASLLKESKDDFLSLVGDTDDKRYPIYMTGPTLYTLCTAVFDLDGPTLSIIEGNPKEGKVTHSFHLH
- the LOC110778281 gene encoding uncharacterized protein, whose amino-acid sequence is MGGGATLKWVLQLHKDVPKAARFYSEGLDFTLHLCTLRWAHLQSGPLNLALLQPSSCDTVMQKSHSSMLSFTVPDLLGTVTKLYSLGAELDGPIKYEIHGKVAAMRCLDGHVIGLYEPL